A stretch of the Campylobacter concisus genome encodes the following:
- a CDS encoding ArsS family sensor histidine kinase, translating into MPRSSIFITITFIFALALVSIFLAFLWLMGFDKQNYTRELNNKYSNVARTNLFYMGGIINKTQYDRQLSNIDMPEIKDEKKKDEILKQATVLEEISSDLGSSAILLYDKHHYLRIEHLDELKLLMDKEFQPYRYEVIKAVFLVVAVILLGAYIFVIYKIKPLRKLKRQIVKFANGELDGVQNVGNGKDEISEVSEAFYEAVCQIKALNDSRHLFLRNIMHELKTPITKGLIAAQMIEKSKNQERLISVFHKLENLINELAAIEQITSKIGLSNKTPCFMRDLIDEAIDIAMVEKECVGVSELDEVRVLVDFKLFSVAIKNMIDNGIKYSTDKHVNIVVSKDHMKFITQGEKLKNDLDFYIQPFIKGEDTQKSFGLGLYIVSNILDAHGLKFRYEYKNGMNVFVFENLQDIIVT; encoded by the coding sequence ATGCCAAGATCGTCTATTTTTATAACCATAACTTTTATCTTTGCCCTTGCACTCGTTTCGATATTTTTAGCTTTTTTGTGGCTCATGGGTTTTGACAAGCAAAACTATACAAGAGAGCTAAATAACAAATACTCAAACGTTGCTAGGACAAATTTATTTTATATGGGTGGCATCATAAATAAAACTCAGTACGACCGCCAGCTTTCAAATATCGATATGCCAGAGATCAAAGACGAGAAGAAAAAAGATGAAATTTTAAAGCAAGCGACTGTTTTAGAAGAAATTTCAAGCGATCTAGGATCTAGTGCGATCTTGCTTTATGACAAGCATCACTACTTAAGGATTGAGCATTTAGACGAGCTAAAGCTTTTAATGGATAAAGAATTTCAGCCTTACAGATACGAGGTGATAAAGGCTGTTTTTTTGGTAGTTGCGGTCATTTTGCTAGGTGCTTACATTTTTGTTATCTATAAGATAAAACCACTTAGAAAGCTAAAGCGCCAGATCGTAAAATTTGCAAATGGTGAGCTTGATGGCGTACAAAATGTCGGTAATGGCAAGGATGAAATTTCTGAAGTTTCAGAGGCATTTTATGAGGCGGTTTGTCAGATCAAGGCGCTTAATGACTCGAGGCATCTTTTCTTAAGAAACATAATGCACGAGCTAAAAACTCCTATCACAAAAGGGCTAATCGCCGCTCAAATGATAGAAAAAAGCAAAAATCAAGAAAGGCTAATCTCTGTCTTTCACAAGCTTGAAAACTTAATAAACGAACTTGCAGCGATCGAGCAGATAACATCAAAAATAGGGCTTAGCAATAAAACACCATGTTTTATGAGGGATCTTATCGATGAGGCAATCGATATAGCCATGGTTGAAAAAGAGTGTGTTGGTGTCAGTGAGCTTGATGAGGTTAGGGTGCTTGTTGATTTCAAGCTATTTTCAGTTGCTATAAAAAATATGATAGACAATGGCATAAAATACTCAACTGATAAGCACGTAAATATCGTTGTTAGCAAGGACCATATGAAATTTATAACTCAAGGTGAGAAGCTAAAAAATGATCTTGACTTTTATATCCAGCCATTTATCAAAGGAGAGGATACTCAAAAGAGTTTTGGACTAGGTTTATATATAGTTAGCAATATACTTGATGCTCATGGACTCAAATTTAGATACGAATATAAAAACGGAATGAATGTCTTTGTTTTTGAAAATTTACAAGATATAATAGTGACTTAA
- a CDS encoding potassium/proton antiporter: MENLLLFFAVLLITSILLSKISDKFGIPSLIIFLGVGMLAGSDGLLGVNFDDQMIAQNVGMLALIFILYAGGLDTDFAAIKPIFGRGLALATLGVFLTALAIAPVAKYLLDFTWAEAFLLGSIISSTDAAAVFAILRAKKISLKNSIAPLLELESGSNDPMAIFLTMTIIQMISLNSTPSASEWAITLVKQFGIGIAMGYLFGVALPAIFNRLRLKSWGLYPVFSIAWILLLYTLCFKVGGNGYLAVYIAGIFINKKEFSHKKNLVGFHDGIAWTMQIVVFLTLGLLVNPSELPATALMALVLALWLMFFARPLGVFASLAFSKFKINEQIFISWVGLRGVVPVVLATYVYVDGVRDADMIFNIIFFMVLISILIQGMSLGFAADKFKVKESEQEDTKLVENSPILSYTLRQHTIHYGSKLIGKDLAQLELPTEFLIILIKRKNEYQKPTGSTIFEENDLLLIQCENQVLYQDTIKYLTY, from the coding sequence TTGGAGAATTTACTACTATTTTTTGCGGTTTTGCTTATAACTAGCATTCTTTTAAGTAAGATCTCTGATAAATTTGGAATTCCATCTTTAATAATATTTTTAGGCGTTGGCATGTTGGCTGGCTCAGACGGCTTGCTGGGTGTAAATTTTGATGATCAAATGATTGCTCAAAATGTCGGTATGCTAGCACTTATTTTTATACTTTACGCTGGTGGGCTAGATACTGATTTTGCAGCGATTAAGCCTATTTTTGGCAGAGGTTTAGCGCTCGCTACACTTGGTGTTTTCTTAACCGCGCTAGCTATCGCTCCAGTAGCAAAATATCTGCTTGATTTTACTTGGGCGGAGGCCTTTTTACTAGGCTCCATTATCTCTTCAACAGATGCAGCAGCGGTATTTGCCATACTAAGAGCTAAGAAAATTTCACTTAAAAATAGCATTGCGCCATTGCTTGAACTTGAATCTGGCTCAAACGATCCAATGGCGATATTTTTAACTATGACGATCATTCAAATGATCTCACTAAATAGCACTCCAAGTGCGTCAGAGTGGGCGATTACACTGGTTAAGCAGTTTGGTATAGGTATCGCTATGGGCTATTTATTTGGCGTTGCTTTGCCAGCTATCTTTAATAGACTTCGCCTAAAAAGCTGGGGTCTTTATCCAGTTTTTTCTATCGCTTGGATATTGCTTTTATACACGCTTTGCTTTAAGGTTGGTGGCAATGGCTATTTGGCTGTCTATATAGCTGGAATTTTTATAAATAAAAAAGAGTTTTCTCATAAGAAAAATTTAGTCGGTTTTCATGACGGTATCGCTTGGACGATGCAGATAGTTGTCTTTTTGACGCTTGGTCTTTTAGTAAATCCTTCCGAGCTTCCAGCAACAGCACTAATGGCGCTTGTTTTGGCCTTATGGCTTATGTTTTTTGCAAGGCCACTTGGTGTTTTTGCATCGCTTGCATTTTCAAAATTTAAGATAAATGAGCAAATTTTTATCTCCTGGGTTGGGCTAAGAGGCGTCGTGCCAGTTGTGCTAGCTACCTATGTTTATGTCGATGGCGTACGTGATGCGGATATGATTTTTAACATTATATTTTTTATGGTTTTGATTTCTATTTTGATACAAGGTATGTCACTTGGCTTTGCAGCTGATAAATTTAAGGTCAAAGAGAGTGAGCAAGAGGATACTAAACTGGTAGAAAACTCTCCGATCTTAAGCTACACGCTTCGCCAGCATACCATCCACTATGGTTCAAAACTAATTGGCAAAGATTTGGCTCAGCTTGAGCTTCCAACTGAGTTTTTAATAATCCTAATAAAGCGTAAAAACGAGTATCAAAAGCCGACTGGCTCAACAATCTTTGAAGAAAATGACTTGCTACTGATACAATGCGAAAATCAAGTGCTTTATCAAGATACTATTAAGTATTTAACGTATTAA
- a CDS encoding O-acetylhomoserine aminocarboxypropyltransferase/cysteine synthase family protein — protein MRQETAAIHVGYDTHEGFGTMAVPIFQSTAYDFGSAETAAARFDLKDGGHIYTRLGNPTTDIFEKRVAALEGGAAAIATASGQSALFYSIINLAQAGDNIIIAKKIYGGTTVLFTHTLKRFGIEARVFDSDTADDLESLIDEKTRAIFFETLSNPQISIPNIERIVEISNKYGIISITDNTVPTPIIFQPLRHGVDVCVHSASKYMSGQGLSLAGVVVSANHLNEKLKGNKRYEHFNVPDASYHDIVYADMTDRFDIYTLRMRLAIVRDIGAVISPFNSWQLIQGLETLAVRVERHSQNALKVAKFLNSHKHIKSVAYPGLADNVDHAKAQKYFKDGMANGLFCFETDSFERAKKMLERVKLFKIVVNIGDTKSLITHPASTTHQQLSSEELIKAGITKELIRVSIGLENAEDLIADLAQALE, from the coding sequence ATGAGGCAAGAAACCGCTGCGATCCACGTAGGCTACGACACACATGAGGGTTTTGGCACGATGGCTGTGCCTATTTTTCAAAGTACGGCTTACGACTTTGGAAGTGCCGAGACAGCCGCTGCTAGGTTCGATCTAAAGGATGGCGGCCACATCTACACAAGACTTGGCAATCCAACGACAGATATCTTTGAAAAAAGGGTCGCCGCACTTGAGGGCGGAGCCGCTGCGATAGCGACTGCAAGCGGTCAGTCAGCTTTGTTTTACAGCATCATAAATTTAGCCCAAGCAGGCGATAATATCATCATCGCCAAAAAAATTTATGGTGGCACAACGGTGCTTTTTACGCACACGCTAAAGAGATTTGGCATAGAGGCTAGAGTCTTTGACAGCGACACTGCTGATGATCTGGAGAGTTTGATAGACGAAAAAACTAGGGCTATATTTTTTGAAACGCTCTCAAATCCGCAAATTTCTATCCCAAATATCGAAAGAATCGTAGAAATTTCAAACAAATATGGCATCATCAGCATCACTGATAACACCGTGCCAACGCCTATCATCTTTCAGCCACTTCGCCACGGCGTCGATGTTTGCGTGCATAGCGCTAGCAAATATATGAGCGGTCAGGGTCTTAGCCTAGCAGGCGTGGTCGTCAGCGCAAATCACCTAAACGAAAAGCTAAAAGGCAACAAGAGATATGAGCACTTTAACGTGCCAGACGCGAGCTATCACGACATCGTATATGCTGATATGACGGATCGTTTTGATATCTACACGTTAAGAATGAGGCTTGCCATCGTGCGCGACATCGGCGCTGTGATCTCTCCGTTTAACTCTTGGCAGCTCATACAAGGGCTTGAAACGCTCGCCGTTAGAGTTGAGAGACACTCACAAAACGCGCTAAAAGTGGCTAAATTTCTAAACTCTCACAAACATATAAAAAGCGTGGCTTATCCTGGGCTTGCCGACAACGTAGATCACGCAAAGGCGCAAAAATACTTTAAAGATGGCATGGCAAATGGACTATTTTGCTTTGAAACTGATAGTTTTGAGCGTGCAAAAAAGATGCTAGAGCGTGTAAAACTCTTTAAGATCGTGGTAAATATCGGCGATACAAAGTCGCTCATCACGCACCCAGCATCAACTACGCACCAACAGCTAAGCAGTGAAGAGCTTATAAAAGCTGGCATCACAAAAGAGCTAATAAGAGTTAGCATAGGCCTTGAAAACGCTGAGGATCTGATAGCTGATCTGGCTCAAGCCCTAGAATAA
- a CDS encoding HAD family hydrolase, whose protein sequence is MKVVIFDMDGTVIDSGEAIYKTVNEVRDELNLPPLEKEFIIKAINEPGRNLPLEFYGIDTPSRSLKEGFEEKFKKFYDECATTYEGVKELLQKCKEAHYKVVLASNAPHDTLEKILKKNEIYELFDEVIGASKEIPQKPDPAMLHLAVKKTGARKAIFVGDSLKDELAAKNANMPFLQVSWGFGEESKTATYNAKNVSEAWEIILNF, encoded by the coding sequence TTGAAAGTAGTTATTTTCGATATGGATGGCACGGTGATCGATAGCGGCGAGGCGATATATAAAACGGTGAATGAAGTAAGAGATGAGCTAAATTTGCCGCCACTTGAAAAAGAATTTATCATAAAAGCGATCAACGAGCCAGGTAGAAATTTACCCCTTGAGTTTTACGGCATCGACACGCCAAGCAGGAGCTTAAAAGAGGGCTTTGAAGAGAAATTTAAGAAATTTTACGATGAGTGCGCGACTACATATGAGGGTGTAAAAGAGCTTTTGCAAAAGTGCAAAGAGGCTCATTACAAAGTCGTTTTGGCAAGCAACGCACCGCACGATACGCTAGAGAAAATTTTAAAGAAAAATGAAATTTACGAGCTATTTGACGAGGTCATAGGCGCTAGCAAGGAGATACCACAAAAGCCTGATCCTGCGATGCTTCATTTGGCTGTTAAAAAGACGGGAGCCCGCAAGGCGATCTTTGTAGGAGATAGCCTAAAAGACGAGCTAGCTGCTAAAAATGCAAATATGCCTTTCTTGCAAGTTAGCTGGGGATTTGGCGAGGAGAGCAAAACTGCGACTTATAACGCTAAAAATGTTAGCGAGGCTTGGGAGATAATATTAAATTTTTAA
- a CDS encoding DUF2018 family protein, translating to MIDIFEGSARDKFYDILFNANAVLVKNEIDKIFEKFVAMSELCEKHGVSEDEIRNFIVSEQDKIYNGVNDLYIELSGEILSQNE from the coding sequence ATGATAGATATATTTGAGGGCAGTGCGAGGGATAAATTTTATGACATTTTGTTTAACGCAAATGCCGTTTTGGTTAAAAACGAGATAGATAAAATTTTTGAAAAATTTGTGGCTATGAGCGAGCTTTGCGAAAAGCATGGCGTTAGCGAAGATGAGATCAGAAATTTTATAGTCTCAGAGCAAGATAAAATTTATAACGGAGTAAATGACCTATATATCGAGCTTAGCGGAGAAATTTTAAGCCAAAATGAGTAA
- a CDS encoding polyprenyl synthetase family protein — protein MDKIDEIMSKFISELGYKEAFEMFLKINSGKKLRSKLLLKIAGESEISLKLCAIIELIHLASLLHDDVIDEANIRRGKPSINALFGSKNSVMLGDILYSKAYFELTKFDPSIAAVISDAVSKLSIGEMMDVKMAENFNENEQEYLKMIYYKTAVLIEATAICGAKLVGKNSEKFGIYGKNLGLAFQIVDDILDITQDEKTLGKPALNDFVEGKTTLPYIYLYKSLDEAGKTKLRSLWAKKLNADEISWLKENFDKTSSLSKAISEAKRLGTEAIESIREYKNAELEGIIKSMIDREF, from the coding sequence ATGGATAAAATCGATGAAATAATGAGCAAATTTATAAGCGAGCTTGGCTACAAAGAGGCGTTTGAGATGTTTTTAAAGATAAACTCAGGCAAGAAGCTGCGCTCAAAACTTCTTTTAAAGATCGCAGGCGAGAGTGAAATTTCACTTAAACTTTGCGCTATCATCGAGCTCATCCACCTTGCAAGCTTATTGCACGACGACGTCATAGATGAGGCAAATATAAGACGCGGCAAACCAAGCATAAACGCACTTTTTGGCAGTAAAAACTCAGTCATGTTGGGCGATATCCTCTACTCAAAGGCTTATTTTGAGCTTACAAAATTTGATCCAAGCATCGCAGCTGTCATCTCAGACGCGGTCAGCAAACTAAGCATCGGCGAGATGATGGATGTGAAAATGGCTGAAAATTTTAATGAAAACGAGCAAGAATATTTAAAAATGATCTATTATAAAACAGCTGTTTTGATAGAAGCCACGGCTATTTGCGGGGCAAAGCTAGTTGGCAAAAATAGCGAGAAATTTGGCATTTATGGCAAAAATTTAGGTCTTGCATTTCAGATCGTTGATGATATCTTAGACATCACTCAAGATGAAAAAACGCTTGGCAAACCAGCACTAAACGACTTTGTCGAGGGCAAAACAACACTCCCATACATATATCTTTATAAGAGCCTGGACGAGGCTGGTAAAACAAAGCTTAGATCGCTTTGGGCAAAGAAGTTAAACGCGGACGAAATTTCGTGGCTAAAAGAAAATTTTGATAAAACTAGCTCACTTAGCAAGGCTATAAGCGAGGCAAAAAGGCTTGGGACTGAAGCGATAGAATCGATAAGAGAGTATAAAAACGCCGAGCTTGAAGGGATCATAAAAAGCATGATAGATAGGGAATTTTAA
- the hemA gene encoding glutamyl-tRNA reductase — protein MHYLDISFTYKNTDISVREKLAFDSDEKKEQILKLLRSNKNIEECMVLNTCNRVEIIASVSDLKSATTHAFRCMSVFSGVFEDELYERADIYEDSGAVHHLFAVASSLDSLVVGETQIVGQLKNAFKFAYDSSACGEQISKIIHYACKCAAKVRNETQISKNPISVSSVAVAKAKEIFGTLEGKTAIVVGAGEMGELAAKHLISSGAEVIIINRSSDRVEQLVDSLGDNASWDSILKLKEYVNNYDLIFSSTAAPHAIITNAIIEPREFHRYFFDIAVPRDIDLINTEFISVYTVDSLEEIVRKNLALREEQAQKAYSIVGQGTSEFLKILKEDMSVPLIKSIRKQAEICAKNELEKAIKKGYLKHSDYDEAQKLIHQVFKAFLHQPTMKLKGLADEERASELSNGVKFLFDIKDEQNFQAGDIDEI, from the coding sequence ATGCACTATTTAGATATAAGTTTTACATATAAAAATACTGATATTTCAGTCAGAGAAAAGCTTGCGTTTGATAGTGATGAAAAAAAAGAGCAAATTTTAAAACTACTAAGGTCAAACAAAAACATAGAAGAGTGTATGGTGCTAAACACCTGCAACCGCGTTGAAATAATAGCAAGTGTAAGTGATCTAAAAAGTGCAACGACGCATGCGTTTAGATGCATGTCTGTATTTTCAGGTGTTTTTGAAGACGAGCTTTATGAAAGAGCAGACATTTATGAAGATAGCGGAGCCGTGCATCACCTCTTTGCCGTGGCAAGCTCGCTTGATAGCCTAGTCGTCGGCGAAACGCAGATCGTTGGTCAGTTAAAAAATGCTTTTAAATTTGCTTACGATAGCTCAGCTTGCGGCGAACAAATCAGTAAAATCATCCATTATGCATGTAAGTGCGCTGCTAAAGTTAGAAACGAAACTCAAATTTCTAAAAACCCAATCTCAGTTTCAAGCGTCGCCGTAGCAAAAGCAAAAGAAATTTTTGGTACGCTTGAAGGCAAAACTGCTATCGTCGTAGGCGCTGGTGAGATGGGCGAACTAGCAGCAAAACACCTAATCTCAAGTGGCGCAGAGGTGATCATCATAAACAGAAGCTCGGATCGTGTTGAGCAGCTAGTTGATAGCCTGGGTGATAACGCTAGCTGGGATAGCATTTTAAAATTAAAAGAGTATGTAAATAATTACGATCTGATATTTTCAAGCACCGCGGCCCCTCACGCTATCATCACAAACGCCATAATCGAACCAAGAGAATTTCACAGATACTTTTTTGATATTGCCGTGCCAAGGGATATTGATCTTATAAATACAGAATTTATTAGTGTCTATACGGTTGATAGTTTAGAGGAGATAGTAAGGAAAAATTTAGCCCTAAGAGAGGAGCAAGCACAAAAGGCTTATTCGATCGTAGGCCAAGGCACAAGCGAATTTTTAAAAATTTTAAAAGAAGATATGAGCGTGCCACTCATAAAGTCTATCCGCAAACAAGCTGAAATTTGCGCTAAAAACGAGCTAGAAAAAGCGATAAAAAAAGGATATTTAAAACATAGTGATTACGATGAGGCGCAAAAGCTCATCCATCAGGTCTTTAAAGCCTTTTTGCACCAGCCAACGATGAAACTAAAAGGGCTTGCAGACGAGGAGAGAGCTAGCGAGCTTTCAAACGGAGTTAAATTTTTATTTGACATAAAAGATGAACAAAATTTTCAAGCAGGAGATATAGATGAAATTTAG
- a CDS encoding proline--tRNA ligase, with protein sequence MKFSKFYAPTTKEVPKDASLPSHQFLIRGGFVEQIGSGLYNYLPLGKIMHDKISRVVKEEMNEAGALEVSFSVVTSGDLWKQSGRYNVFGKELLRFKDRKDNDFVISPTNEEAAVALVRGKVTSYKQLPLNLYQINTKFRDEARPRFGLLRGREFTMKDGYSFHSSKEDLKREFDLMEATYSKIFTRLGLNFRAVEADSGAIGGSGSKEFMVLASNGEDDILCCEACRYAANVEAARRKPRVSEAEAPEADAAKFLTPNAKTIKDVAEFFKVSEFYCIKAVMKKVIYEDKEEVVVFFVRGDDELQETKAQNACKALELVDASEEEIIKAGLVAGFCGPVGLKDVKFYIDNELKGANNMICGANEKDYHFVGVSVSGFNEERFKDLVKVKEGDKCPECGGNLKLSKGIEVGHIFQLGDKYSAAMNATYLDENGKAKPFLMGCYGIGISRLIAVMIEASHDEKGCIWKKECAPFDVEIIISNLKDEEGVKFAFELYESLKKAGVSVIIDDRNERFGVKMNDFELIGFPYALLVGKEFVNGKVEFITRDGLSKETIGVNEAFKKIKESL encoded by the coding sequence ATGAAATTTAGTAAATTTTACGCCCCAACGACCAAAGAAGTGCCAAAAGATGCATCTTTACCAAGTCATCAGTTTTTGATAAGAGGTGGCTTTGTAGAGCAGATCGGCTCTGGGCTTTATAACTATCTGCCGCTTGGAAAGATCATGCATGATAAAATTTCACGCGTGGTAAAAGAGGAGATGAACGAGGCTGGCGCGCTAGAGGTTAGCTTTAGCGTGGTTACTTCAGGCGATCTTTGGAAGCAAAGTGGTCGTTACAACGTCTTTGGCAAGGAGCTTTTGCGCTTTAAAGATAGAAAGGATAATGACTTTGTCATAAGCCCGACAAACGAAGAGGCAGCCGTTGCTTTGGTGCGTGGCAAGGTGACTAGCTACAAGCAGCTGCCGCTAAATTTATACCAGATAAACACCAAATTTCGTGACGAGGCAAGACCACGCTTTGGCTTGCTAAGAGGTCGCGAATTTACGATGAAAGATGGTTATAGCTTTCACTCGAGCAAAGAGGATCTAAAGCGTGAGTTTGACCTTATGGAGGCAACTTATAGTAAGATTTTTACCCGTTTGGGGCTAAATTTTAGAGCTGTTGAGGCTGATAGCGGAGCCATTGGCGGTAGCGGAAGTAAAGAATTTATGGTGCTTGCAAGTAACGGCGAGGACGACATACTTTGCTGTGAGGCTTGCAGATACGCTGCAAACGTTGAGGCTGCAAGACGCAAGCCAAGAGTTAGCGAGGCTGAGGCGCCAGAGGCGGACGCGGCTAAATTTCTAACGCCAAATGCAAAAACTATAAAAGATGTGGCGGAGTTTTTCAAAGTTAGCGAGTTTTACTGCATAAAAGCTGTTATGAAAAAGGTGATCTATGAGGACAAAGAAGAGGTCGTGGTCTTTTTCGTAAGGGGCGATGACGAGCTTCAAGAGACAAAGGCACAAAATGCTTGCAAGGCACTCGAACTTGTCGATGCTAGCGAAGAAGAGATTATAAAAGCTGGGCTTGTGGCTGGATTTTGCGGGCCAGTTGGGCTAAAAGATGTGAAATTTTACATAGACAACGAGCTAAAAGGCGCAAATAATATGATATGTGGTGCCAACGAAAAGGATTACCACTTCGTTGGCGTTAGTGTTAGCGGATTTAACGAAGAGAGATTTAAAGACCTTGTAAAGGTAAAAGAGGGTGATAAATGCCCAGAGTGTGGCGGAAATTTAAAACTTAGCAAGGGTATAGAAGTTGGTCATATCTTTCAACTAGGCGATAAATATTCAGCTGCTATGAATGCGACATATCTTGATGAAAACGGCAAGGCAAAGCCATTTTTGATGGGCTGCTACGGCATCGGTATCAGTAGGCTGATTGCCGTAATGATAGAGGCTAGCCACGATGAGAAGGGCTGCATCTGGAAAAAAGAGTGCGCACCGTTTGACGTGGAGATCATCATTTCAAATTTAAAAGATGAAGAGGGCGTAAAATTTGCATTTGAGCTTTATGAGAGCCTTAAAAAAGCTGGCGTTAGCGTCATCATCGATGATAGAAACGAGAGATTTGGCGTTAAGATGAATGACTTTGAACTCATCGGCTTCCCTTATGCGCTGCTTGTGGGTAAAGAATTTGTAAATGGCAAGGTTGAGTTTATAACAAGAGATGGTTTAAGCAAAGAAACGATCGGCGTAAACGAAGCCTTTAAAAAGATAAAAGAAAGCTTATGA
- a CDS encoding FxsA family protein, with protein sequence MRFFAFLFFLIEAIFIYLFVDKFGFLNYFLEVLVSGFVGIALLFNAGFSSLNSPQVAFKSFLGGNLFSQLGLSFGGMLLFLPGILTDIFGIAVVVFSLVFKKNAAKNESYQEFKFQNFSEQSTKKDDGEIIDVEVIEEPKRVN encoded by the coding sequence ATGAGATTTTTTGCATTTTTGTTTTTTTTGATAGAAGCGATATTTATCTATCTTTTTGTTGATAAATTTGGCTTTTTAAACTACTTTCTTGAGGTGCTGGTCTCTGGATTTGTTGGCATCGCACTTCTTTTTAATGCTGGATTTTCTAGTTTAAATTCGCCTCAAGTGGCGTTTAAAAGCTTTCTTGGCGGAAATTTATTTAGCCAGTTAGGGCTTAGCTTTGGCGGAATGCTTTTGTTTTTACCGGGAATTTTAACAGATATTTTTGGTATAGCCGTAGTCGTTTTTTCTTTAGTGTTTAAGAAAAATGCAGCCAAAAACGAGAGTTATCAAGAGTTTAAATTTCAAAATTTTAGCGAACAAAGTACTAAAAAAGATGATGGCGAGATCATCGACGTTGAGGTTATAGAAGAGCCAAAAAGAGTAAATTAG
- the hemC gene encoding hydroxymethylbilane synthase codes for MKEIKIATRKSILALWQSEHIKARIESKHNDIKVELIGMKTKGDVILDTPLAKIGGKGLFTKELEDSMLKGETDIAVHSLKDVPVVFPKGLKLAAICSREDTRDAMISEKFAKFSDLPHGAKVGTTSLRRKMQLLIMRPDLEIISLRGNVQTRLRKLKEGEFDAIILAMAGINRLNIKAEVAHIYTFGFDEMIPAMGQGALGVEARDEKKILDEISFLNDENAVIETTIERDFVSVLEGGCQVPIGISARLKDDEISIDAIVGLPDGSEFIKDSLKVSKDKFQSVGKELAHKFIEKGAKELLKRAEEMS; via the coding sequence ATGAAAGAGATAAAAATAGCAACTAGAAAGAGTATCTTAGCGCTTTGGCAAAGCGAGCATATCAAAGCTAGAATAGAATCAAAACATAACGATATAAAAGTTGAGCTTATTGGTATGAAGACAAAGGGCGATGTGATCCTTGATACGCCACTTGCGAAGATCGGCGGTAAGGGGCTTTTTACAAAAGAGCTTGAAGATAGCATGCTAAAAGGCGAGACTGACATCGCTGTGCATAGCCTAAAAGACGTGCCAGTAGTCTTTCCAAAAGGGCTTAAACTAGCAGCGATTTGCTCACGCGAGGATACAAGAGATGCGATGATAAGCGAGAAATTTGCTAAATTTAGCGACTTGCCACATGGCGCGAAAGTTGGCACAACGAGCCTACGCCGCAAGATGCAGCTACTTATCATGAGGCCTGATCTTGAGATTATCTCGCTTCGTGGAAATGTGCAAACTAGACTTAGAAAGCTAAAAGAGGGTGAATTTGACGCGATTATTTTGGCGATGGCTGGCATAAATCGCTTAAATATCAAGGCTGAAGTGGCACATATCTACACATTTGGTTTTGACGAGATGATACCTGCAATGGGGCAGGGTGCTCTTGGGGTAGAGGCTAGAGATGAGAAGAAAATTTTAGATGAGATCTCTTTTTTAAACGACGAAAATGCGGTTATAGAAACGACCATAGAGCGTGATTTTGTAAGCGTTTTAGAAGGCGGCTGCCAGGTACCAATTGGTATAAGCGCAAGGCTAAAAGATGATGAAATTTCTATCGATGCGATTGTTGGTCTACCTGATGGAAGCGAGTTTATAAAAGATAGCTTAAAGGTCAGCAAAGATAAATTTCAAAGCGTTGGTAAGGAGCTAGCTCATAAATTTATAGAAAAAGGGGCAAAAGAGCTTTTAAAACGCGCTGAAGAGATGTCTTAG
- a CDS encoding Imm10 family immunity protein, with protein MFELKFKAKALTATKNSKDNYYMIGLADDKYDYKNYIIFQRPIKLKKDDDENADINGIYAECNGDVCYNTCKRVKITDKTIIFEVQDSVISVDIEGVQLNERFMKYSKEIFGKLLKCSISK; from the coding sequence GTGTTTGAGCTAAAATTTAAAGCAAAAGCCCTAACCGCTACTAAAAATAGCAAAGACAACTACTATATGATCGGTCTTGCAGACGACAAATACGACTACAAAAACTACATAATCTTTCAAAGACCGATCAAGCTCAAAAAAGATGACGACGAAAACGCCGACATAAACGGCATATACGCAGAGTGCAACGGCGACGTTTGCTATAACACTTGCAAAAGGGTGAAGATCACTGATAAAACTATTATTTTTGAGGTGCAAGATAGCGTTATTAGCGTTGATATAGAGGGTGTTCAACTTAACGAGCGCTTTATGAAATATAGCAAAGAGATATTTGGCAAACTGCTAAAATGTAGCATATCGAAGTAA